A window of Sinimarinibacterium sp. NLF-5-8 genomic DNA:
CCTTCCCCGGTCAGGGCGTCGCCGTGCTGCGCGGCGGCGACCACGGCGCGAAGGTGGCGGCGGAGCGGCGTTTCCGCCTGAAGGACGGCCCGCGCGTGCTGGTCTGCACGGCGGCCGGGCGCGAAGGTATCAACCTGCAGTTCGCGCGCATCCTGTTCAACTTCGACCTTCCGTGGAACCCGATGGATATGGAGCAGCGCATCGGGCGCATCCATCGCTACGGCCAGAGCCACACCGCGCAGGTCTACAACCTCGTGCTGTCGGACACCATCGAAGGCCGCATCTTCCTGCTGCTCGACGAGAAGCTGACCGAGATCGCGCGCACGGTCGGCAAGGTGGATGAACAGGGCAACGTGGCCGAAGACCTGCGCGCGCAGATTCTGGGCCAGTTGTCGGAACGCTTGAATTACGACCGCCTTTACCAGGAGGCACTGTCCGACCCGGAGCTGAAGCGCACGCAGGTGGAGCTGGAGGCGGCGCTGTCGAACTCCCGAGAGGCGCGGCAGGTGGTGTTCGACCTGTTCCAAGACCTCGACGGATTCAGTCTCGACGACTACAAGCCCTTCTCGGACGTATCGTCCAGCTTGGATCGGCTGGTGCGCTTCCTCTCAGCGGCGGTCGCGGATCGCCAGCAGAAGCTGGTCAAGGGGGACGACGCGACCTACGACCTCGTCACCGCCGAGGGCACGCGCCGCGCCCGCTTCACCTTGAGCCGCGAAGCGGCGACGAATCAGGATGCGCTGCAACTGATGGGCTTGGATCACCCGCTGGTGCAGGAGGAGTTGGGGCGTTGGCGAAGCGTGCCGCCGGAGGACATCGGCATCGCGGTGTCGGGCGACGTGGACGAGCCGGTGCTTTTGTCGCTGTGGATGGTCGAGGCGTCGGTCGGTAACGGCGAGCGCCGCGTGGTGGTGCAGCCTATCGCCGTCAAGCAGGACGGCACGCGCGTTCCGGCGGTCGAGCGCCTGTGCGAGAAGTTCCTCCAAGCACCGCCTGCCACACCACTGTTCCGACCCGAGCAGCGGAACGACCTGTTCACCCACGCTGTTGAGCCGACCCTGCAGCGAGAACTGAAGCACAAGGGAGCCGCGAATGGCGATGGCAGCTATTCGGCGGAGCTGATCGGGTACGTCGAAATTTTGCGACATGAAACTGGCACAAGCGCCTCATAGCGTTGGTACTATGTACAGCTCAGTACTGATCTGTGTTTCGCAGATGCCAAGAAACAAAATGAAGGGATAGTCCGGTGTCGAGCTATAAGTCAAGAAAAGCAACGCTGAAAGCCATTGCGGAAAGCAGAGACTCTGCGGTGGCCGCGTAGCCTGCCTACTTCTGGCAATCGCTAAAAATGGGGGGATTACCGACCCACCGGCGCAACTCCTGACTGGCCGCAACCCAATCTAGCTGGTTAACCCGTCGCCGCAGCGTCGAAGTCTGTAAGCGCCCCGCGCCGGGCAAGAGCTACGAGCGCTTGCCCGCGCCGGAGATTGAGGCGGCGGTGGTGGCCCAGATCCGCACCGTGCTGACCAGCCCGGAATCCATCGCATCGGTGGTTCGCCAGATTCAGCAGAACCAGAAAACGAAGGGCGGACAGATCGACGAGGCCACCACGGTGATGGCGATGGGACGGCTCAACGACGTGTGGAAACCTTTGTGCCCTGGACGCTGGTGAAGCGGGGGCTGAAGAAGCAGGTCATCACACCTTTGGACGCGCCACAGGAATTCCTGTCCGAGGCCACCCGGGAGCGGGAAGCGCGATCGGCCACGCAGGACACCGCGTTAATGCGGGCGCTCGGACTGGCCCACCACTGGCAACGCCTCTTGGACGAGCAGCGGGCGGCATCGGTGACCGAGATCGCCGAGGCCGAAGGCATGGACGTGACGCAGGTGCGCCGGGTCATGCGGCTGACGCTCCTGGCCCCAGAGGTTGTGGAACGGTTGGCGGGTTCGCCCGACGCTGTACTGGAGAAGGTGATGCGCCGTCCCTGGCCCAACGCCTGGGTCGACCAGATACGCGTGCTCGCGCCACCCGGGTGAGCGCGTCGCACCCAGCGCCAGCAACCGCCTACGGGCGGTTTTTTTGCGTCCGCGTCGTGCTCGGTCTCTACCACTACAGGAGTTGCCAACTACAACCGACCGCCTCTAAACCCGCGCCAACAAAGGAAGCGGCCTCGAGAACGCTCGCGAGACCACCAGAGAAAACGGAGAACAGAGAGGCGTATGCAGAGGCGAAAACGCCGACTTCGCGGGGGTGGCGCTCGCCAGGCCATGCCCGGAACCGGCGCCAACACTGGGGAAACGGGCGAAAAAAAACCAACCGAGAACGGTTGGTTTTTTGAATTTTGGTGGCCGGAGACGGAATCGAACCGCCGACACGGGGATTTTCAATCCCCTGCTCTACCGACTGAGCTATCCGGCCAGCGCCGCTGGGGGCGGCGTAAGAGCGCGGTATTAAACAGATGCGCGCGGGGTAAGTCAAGCTTTTGCGTGCGGGTTGTGGGCGCTGTGTTTTTGAAGGGATGGTGTCGTGGGTTTGGCGTTGTTGCGGCGGCTGCTACGGCGCGTGGGGGGCTTTGATTTGTCAGCGGTGCCCCCCTGTGTACGGCGGTGTTGCCGGCGGGGGGGGGATGTCCGCTTTTTCAGTGTTCGGGCGTGACGTAGCCGGTGGCGGTCAGGCTGCCGTCGCCGAAGAAGTAGCGTTCGAGTTCTTCGCTTAAAAACTTGCGTGCGGCAGGGTCGGCCAGGCTCAGGCGATTTTCGTTGATCAGGCGGGTCTGGTGTGCGATCCAGTTGCGCCAGGCTTGTTTGCTGACGTTGTTGTACAGCTTTTGTCCGAGTTCGCCGGGCAGGGGTGGGCGTTCCAGACCTTCGGCGTCTTGCTGGAGTTTGGTGCAGAAAACAGTGCGGCTCATGTGAGGGTGTCCATCAGTTTGCGAATGGGTGCGGGTAATCCCAGCGTTTGGCTGGCGGCAAGGGTAACCCAACGGGTGTTGTCGTCGCCCTGGGGGTTGTGTGTGCAGCGCAGATGCAGCGGCGCCAGGGTGAGGTCAAAGTGGGTAAAGCCGTGGTGGATGTCGGGCAGGGTGGCAACGGCGGTGCCGGTGGTCAGCCAGTGGGCGTTATCACCGCCAATGGCGGCGTCGCCGAGCAGGGGTGGTGTCCACAGTCCGCCCCAGATGCCGCGCGCGGGGCGGCGCTGGAATAGCCATTGACCGCGCGCGTTTTCAATCAGCAGGACGCGGGCGTGACGATGAGGGCGGGGCGCGCGGGGTTTGGGCTTGGGGTATTGATCCGTGCAGTTTTGGAGAAAGGCCGGGCAGTCGCTGGCGACGGGGCAGCGCGCGCACTGTGGCTTGCGCGCGGTGCAGAGGGTGGCGCCCAAATCCATCAAGGCTTGGGTGTAATCCGCCAGCCGTGCCTGTGGGAGCAGGGCTTCGGCATGAGCCCAGAGCGGGTTTTGCACGCGCGGGGCACCGGGCCAGTCTTGCAGCAAAAGGCGGCGGGCGAGAACGCGGCGAACATTGCCATCGAGGATGGCTGCGCGCGCGCCAAAAGCCTGGGCGGCGATGGCGGCGGCGGTGGAGCGGCCAATGCCGGGCAGGGTTTGCAGCGTGGCGGGGTCTTGCGGGAAGTGGCCGTCGTATTCGTTGACGATGACTTGTGCGCAGCGGTGCAGATTGCGCGCGCGCGCGTAGTAGCCCAGTCCCGCCCACAGGGTGAGGACGTCATCGAGTGGCGCAGCGGCGAGGTTTTGCACGCTGGGAAAGCGTGCGATGAATCGTTCGAAGTAGCCGATGACGGTGGCAACCTGGGTTTGCTGGAGCATGACTTCTGACAGCCATACGCGGTATGCCGTGCGTGGGTGCTGCCACGGCAGGTCGTGACGGCCATGAACGTCGAACCATGCCAGCAGGCGTGCTGAAAAAGCGCTTGGGCTCATGGCGCGCGCGGGGGGGTGTTGGCCAAGCGTTCGATGCCCTCGGCGGTGAGGATGGCGTGGCGGCTCAGCACGCTTTGCACCGCGCGGGTGCCGATCAGGGGCGGGATCCAGAAGTCGGGCGTGAGCTGAGCCTCAAAGTGCAGACAGGTTTGGGTGCCGCAGTCGCGCAGTGACCATTCGGCGGTGCCGTTGCGCAGGTTGCTGAGTTCGGGGATGACGGTGGCTTGCAAGGCGTAGCCG
This region includes:
- a CDS encoding oxidative damage protection protein — its product is MSRTVFCTKLQQDAEGLERPPLPGELGQKLYNNVSKQAWRNWIAHQTRLINENRLSLADPAARKFLSEELERYFFGDGSLTATGYVTPEH
- the mutY gene encoding A/G-specific adenine glycosylase, with product MSPSAFSARLLAWFDVHGRHDLPWQHPRTAYRVWLSEVMLQQTQVATVIGYFERFIARFPSVQNLAAAPLDDVLTLWAGLGYYARARNLHRCAQVIVNEYDGHFPQDPATLQTLPGIGRSTAAAIAAQAFGARAAILDGNVRRVLARRLLLQDWPGAPRVQNPLWAHAEALLPQARLADYTQALMDLGATLCTARKPQCARCPVASDCPAFLQNCTDQYPKPKPRAPRPHRHARVLLIENARGQWLFQRRPARGIWGGLWTPPLLGDAAIGGDNAHWLTTGTAVATLPDIHHGFTHFDLTLAPLHLRCTHNPQGDDNTRWVTLAASQTLGLPAPIRKLMDTLT